In Sorangium aterium, the genomic stretch GAGATTCCGGGCGTTGACGTAGAGGTTCGTGAGATCGAGCAAGATGCCGCAGTCGGCGTCGTTCACGACCTTGCTGAGGAACTCCGCCTCTGTCATGGCGCCTCCGGGGATCCCCATGTAATAGGCGATGTTCTCGAGGAGCAGCGGGACCCCCAGCATGTCCTGGAACTGCCGGGCTTTCGCTGCGCAGCGCGACGCGGTACGCTCGGTGAACGCGATCGGGGTGAGCTGGCCCAGCTCGATCCGGGAGACCTGCGTGAAGCAGAGGTGATCGCTGTACCAGGGGGCGCGGACCGCTCTCGCGAGCTGCGCGATATCACGGCAGTAATCCATGTCGAGCGGCGCGTCGGTGCCGATGGACAGCTCGAGGCCATGAGGTGCTATGGGCAGACGCTCGCTCAGCTCGACGGCGCGCGCGACCCTCCCCTCTGTTCGGTAGATGTAATGATCCGCGCAGATCTCGATCCAGTCGATCCGGTCGCGGTGTTGCTCGATCCCGCGGACGAACCAGGGGCGGTAGGCAAGCCCAACGCCGATGCGCGGCAGATCGAATCTCGACTTCGTAGACATGAAAAGCTCCTCGCGCGCGGGTAAGGTGAAGCGCCGAGGCAGCGCGGCGAGCGCTGCCTCGGCGCCGGCGGCGAGGGGCGCGCCCCCCCGCCGCTCATGTTACTCGTCGTTCACGTAGCCGCAGCAGTGGCAATGCAGCGCGACCTCTCTCACCTCGAGCTCGGTCGGGTCCTCGGGGGTGATCATCTCGAAATCGAATCCACTCTTGTCAGTATTCATCCTGTTTCTCCTTCATCGGAGGCAGCTTGGCCGCCTCGGTTGGTGACGCGTCGGCAGGCGTCTCATGCGGCGTGGTGTCCGCCGCGCCGCGCCCGCCGACCCGCCGTCTGCGCAAAGATCCAATCAAGAGCCGCGCCGCTCACGCGGTCGGCATACCAGGGTTGTCACTCGTCGTTCACGTAGCCGCAGCAATGGCAATGCAGCGCGACTTCCCGTACCTCGAGCTCGGCCGGGTCCTCAGGGGTGATCATCTCGAAATCGAATCCACTCTTGTCGGTATTCATCCCATTTCTCCTTCATCCGAGGCAGATTGGCCTCCTCGGTCATCGACGGATCGGCAGGCGTCTCATGCGGCGTGATGTCCGCCGCGTCGCGCCCACCGTTCCGTCCTCTGCGCACAGGCCTAATCAAGGGCTGTGCCGCTCACGCGATCCGCATACCAGGCGTGCGCGCGGAGCCGCGAAGACGCCGCCCTGCTCGGCGGCTCACGCACGGCGGGGCGGCGGTGAAATGGCCGGGAAACCGCTGGATCGGCCGGGTTTCACTGGCTGAGCGCGCACGATCGACGCTCGGGCGGTGGTGCGGAGGTGACGAATGTCGCTGTGGCCCGCTCGCCCGTTGGGGCCCTGTGAGAAGCGCAACGACTTGCTCCGGAAGGCAAAACCCCGCTGGTGGAAGGTAACGTGTTGCTCTGTAAGGCCGGCTGAGCGTCGTCGTCGGGGTGATCACGCGGCCGCGCGCGCGCATGCGTCAGCCGGACCCGGCCGCGCGAGCGCCGAGCGCGCCCGCTGCGAGCGCGCGCAGGGGTCGCGCCCAGCGGAGCCCGGCGGCATGGGCGCGGCCCGCCCGGCCGCGCTTGCGGCCGGAGCAGCTCCACGTCGCCCCGCGGAGGTCGGGGCCCGCGTGGGAGCCGAAATCAAAGCAGATGGCGCGCTTTGATCTCGAGATACCGGTTGATGAGCTGCCCGGTGAGCTGGCCGGGCGCGACGTCGAGCACGAGCGCGCCGTGGTTCTTGAGGTCGCGCACGAGCCGGTCGCGGAAGCTCGAGAGCTCGGCGGCGGCGCCGCGCGTGTAGGGGTCGACGTCGCCGCCCTCGACAAGCGCGTCGATCTCCACGTCCCGCAGCAGCACCATGAGCGGCAGGTGGCGCGGCATCACCCCGCGCATCAGGCGGAGCAGCTCGCCCGCGGCGACGTCGTCGACGACCTGCGTGAAGAGCACGATCAGGCTCCGCTTGCGCACGCGCAGGCCCACGTGCTGGAACGCCGCGCCGTAGTTGGTCTCGACGAGCTCGGGGTAGAGGTCATACCCCGCGGAGAGCACGTGCTTGGCCGCGCCCGCGCCGCTCACCGGGGGCGCGTAGCTCTTGATGCCGTCGGCGAAGGCGAGCAGGCCCACGCGGTCGCCGCCGCGCGCGGCGACGTGAGAGAGCATCAAGCTGGCGTTGAGCGCGTGATCGAAGAGCGAGAGCCCCTGCGTCTGCGCGGTCATCAGGCGGCCCGCGTCGAGGAGGAAGAGGAGGTTCTGGTTGCTCTCGAGCTGGTACTCGCGGCTGATGATCTTCTTCTGCCGCGCGGTCGCCTTCCAGTCGATGGAGCGGAACTCGTCGCCGCGGCGGTACTCGCGCAGGCGCTCGAACTCGCTCTCGCCGCCGCGCTTGCGCGAGGCGCGCAGCGCCGCCGGATCGCGATCCTGGCGCGCCATGAGCTCGAAGGCGCGCACCGCTTGCACGTCGGGGTACACCTTGACCGGCGTCTCCGCCGGCACCGTGACCTGCCGGATCCAGAGGCCGAACGGGGAGAGGTAGCGCACGTGGTGATCGCCGATCGCGTGCGCGCCGCGGCGGGTGGGGCGCACGTGGTAGCGGGCGGCCGCGCGCTCCCTGGGCGGGAGCTCGAGCTTCACGGGCAGGTCGTCGCTCTCGGCGTGATCGAAGAGGTCGTCGGCGACCTCGATCGAGAGCTTGCGGCGGGAGAGCGAGCGGATCTCGAGCGTGATCAGGTTGGGGCGCCCGATGGAGAGCACCGCGGGCGCGTGGCGCTTCACCGTGACCAGCGGCCTCCGCGCGAGGAGCGCGTCGATCGCGGCCCAGAGCGCGATGCCCGCGTCCGCGGCGAGCATGGGCAGGAGCAGCGTGCGATCGACGAGCGTCGCCACCGCGAGCCCGAGGGGCACGATCGCGAGCAGGACGAGGGCGCGCGAGGGGATCATCGCGCTCAGGCCGCCGTCTTCGGCACCTTGGCCTCGCGGAGGATGTCGTCGACGCAGTCGTCGGCGCTCACGCCCTCGATCTCGGCGTCGGGGTGCAGGATGAGCCGGTGGCGCAGGACCGCGGGCGCGAGCGCCTTCACGTCGTCGGGGATGACGTACTCGCGGCCCTCGCTCGCGGCCAGGGCGCGCGCGACCGCGAGCAGGCCGATCGACGCGCGCGGCGAGGCGCCGAGGTACACCGAGCGGTGCACGCGGCTCCGGCCGACGATGTCCGCGATGTACTCGATGATGCCATCGTCCACGCGGATCCGCGCGAGCCCCTCGCGCATCTCCACGAGCTCCGCGGCGGTGGCGACGCGCTGGATCTCGAAGCGATCGAGGCGCGCCGCGTGGAAGCCGTTGACGTGGTTCTTGAGGATGAGCCTCTCGACCGCCTGCGAGGGGTGCGTGACGTTGACCTGGATCAAGAAGCGGTCGAGCTGCGCCTCGGGGAGCGGGTAGGTCCCCTGCGACTCGATGGGGTTCTGCGTGGCGATGACGAAGAACGGATCCGGCAGCGCGCGCGTGATGCCGTCGGAGGTGACCGCGAGATCCTGCATCGCCTCGAGCAGCGCGCTCTGCGTCTTGGCGGGCGCGCGGTTGACCTCGTCGGCGAGGAGGAGCTGCGTGAAGATCGGCCCCTCGTGGAAGACGAAGCGGTCTTCCTTCTGGTTGAAGACGTTGCCCCCGGTGACGTCGCTCGGCATCAGATCGGGCGTGAACTGGATGCGCTTGAAGGTGGCGCCGAGCACGTGCGCGAGGGTGCGCACGAGCAGCGTCTTGCCGA encodes the following:
- a CDS encoding DUF58 domain-containing protein, with amino-acid sequence MIPSRALVLLAIVPLGLAVATLVDRTLLLPMLAADAGIALWAAIDALLARRPLVTVKRHAPAVLSIGRPNLITLEIRSLSRRKLSIEVADDLFDHAESDDLPVKLELPPRERAAARYHVRPTRRGAHAIGDHHVRYLSPFGLWIRQVTVPAETPVKVYPDVQAVRAFELMARQDRDPAALRASRKRGGESEFERLREYRRGDEFRSIDWKATARQKKIISREYQLESNQNLLFLLDAGRLMTAQTQGLSLFDHALNASLMLSHVAARGGDRVGLLAFADGIKSYAPPVSGAGAAKHVLSAGYDLYPELVETNYGAAFQHVGLRVRKRSLIVLFTQVVDDVAAGELLRLMRGVMPRHLPLMVLLRDVEIDALVEGGDVDPYTRGAAAELSSFRDRLVRDLKNHGALVLDVAPGQLTGQLINRYLEIKARHLL
- a CDS encoding DUF692 domain-containing protein, encoding MSTKSRFDLPRIGVGLAYRPWFVRGIEQHRDRIDWIEICADHYIYRTEGRVARAVELSERLPIAPHGLELSIGTDAPLDMDYCRDIAQLARAVRAPWYSDHLCFTQVSRIELGQLTPIAFTERTASRCAAKARQFQDMLGVPLLLENIAYYMGIPGGAMTEAEFLSKVVNDADCGILLDLTNLYVNARNLRYDPYEFIDQIPLERVVQVHLAGGTYEDGMWVDTHDHPVDSHPEVWDLLDYLCRRAPVRGVLIERDANPPDDFGEMLAEVEHARAIWA
- a CDS encoding AAA family ATPase, which translates into the protein MNPIEFRDRFDLLRREAGKVLLGQDDLILHTLVAVLAGGHVLIEGVPGLGKTLLVRTLAHVLGATFKRIQFTPDLMPSDVTGGNVFNQKEDRFVFHEGPIFTQLLLADEVNRAPAKTQSALLEAMQDLAVTSDGITRALPDPFFVIATQNPIESQGTYPLPEAQLDRFLIQVNVTHPSQAVERLILKNHVNGFHAARLDRFEIQRVATAAELVEMREGLARIRVDDGIIEYIADIVGRSRVHRSVYLGASPRASIGLLAVARALAASEGREYVIPDDVKALAPAVLRHRLILHPDAEIEGVSADDCVDDILREAKVPKTAA